One genomic segment of Gossypium arboreum isolate Shixiya-1 chromosome 3, ASM2569848v2, whole genome shotgun sequence includes these proteins:
- the LOC108486726 gene encoding uncharacterized protein LOC108486726, whose product MKLSVLGFFCFFFAPSLCRVPSETHVKTEPEHASTPPRGWNSYDSFCWTISEEEFLQNAEIVSNRLKPHGYEYVVVDYLWYRRKVEGAYTDSLGFDVIDEWGRPIPDPGRWPSSKGGKGFSEVAKKVHGMGLKFGIHVMRGISLQAFNANTPILDTVKGSAYVDSGRQWRAKDIGVKERACAWMSHGFMSVNTKLEAGRAFLRSLYLQYAEWGVDFVKHDCVFGDDLDVEEITFVSEVLRKLDRPIIYSLSPGTSVTPAMAQEVSGLVNMYRITGDDWDTWRDVLSHFDITRDFSTAKMIGAKGLLGRSWPDLDMLPLGWLTDPGSNEGPHRTSNLNLDEQRTQITLWAMAKSPLMFGGDVRKLDETTYNLITNPTLLEINSFSLNNMEFPYITSRRRCRSKEKVLSQDLAEGGMLGIRALGLITCKDPKANGWSTKALDQDLEQICWKEKSERKFEEPPCLYKRKPLIASGVEMIYKKQYEGKLHLLESDGMELCLDASPRRRLTSKEFGGGSFSPCKWDANQMWELNGTGSLVNSYSGLCATVDLLKVDAGSNEIRSWIATGRRGEIYLAIFNLNPKKTVISTNIADIGKVFPWKNMKGASCKYHEIWSGKSGVTKQMISIAVEKHGCSLFVLTCD is encoded by the exons ATGAAGCTATCGGTCCTCGGCTTCTTCTGTTTCTTCTTCGCTCCCTCTCTCTGCAG GGTACCATCTGAAACACATGTAAAGACTGAACCAGAACATGCTAGCACCCCACCAAGAGGTTGGAACTCTTATGATTCTTTTTGCTGGACCATATCCGAGGAAGAATTCTTGCAAAATGCTGAAATTGTTTCTAACCGTCTTAAGCCGCATGGATATGAG TATGTTGTGGTGGATTACCTTTGGTATAGAAGGAAGGTGGAAGGGGCTTACACTGATTCTCTTGGATTTGATGTGATTGATGAATGGGGGAGGCCAATTCCTGATCCGGGAAGATGGCCGTCATCCAAAGGTGGGAAAGGTTTTTCAGAAGTAGCAAAGAAAGTACACGGCATGGGTTTGAAGTTTGGAATTCATGTTATGAGAGGGATAAGCCTGCAGGCTTTTAATGCAAACACCCCCATCTTAGACACTGTCAAG GGATCTGCATATGTAGATTCCGGCAGACAGTGGAGGGCAAAAGATATAGGAGTCAAGGAGAGGGCTTGTGCTTGGATGTCTCATGGTTTCATGAGTGTAAATACCAAGCTAGAGGCTGGAAGAGCCTTCTTGAGGTCACTTTATCTCCAATATGCTGAGTGGGGTGTTGATTTTG TAAAACATGACTGTGTATTCGGCGATGATTTGGATGTAGAAGAAATAACCTTTGTATCAGAG GTTCTGAGAAAGCTTGATCGCCCCATTATATATTCATTGTCCCCAGGTACCAGTGTGACACCAGCTATGGCTCAAGAAGTTAGTGGACTAGTCAACATGTACAGGATTACTGGAGATGATTGGGATACATGGAGAGATGTTTTATCCCACTTTGATATTACCAG AGACTTTTCTACTGCTAAAATGATAGGTGCCAAGGGCTTGCTGGGGAGGTCGTGGCCTGACTTGGATATGTTACCATTGGGATGGCTCACTGATCCAG GTTCGAATGAAGGTCCACATAGAACTTCTAATCTTAATCTCGATGAACAAAGAACTCAG ATAACTTTATGGGCTATGGCCAAATCGCCTCTCATGTTTGGAGGAGATGTAAGAAAGCTGGATGAAACCACATACAATCTGATCACGAATCCTACACTGCTTGAGATAAACTCTTTCAGCTTAAACAATATGGAG TTTCCTTATATCACGAGCAGAAGAAGATGTAGAAGTAAGGAAAAGGTTCTCTCGCAGGATTTGGCCGAAGGGGGCATGTTAGGTATACGAGCTTTGGGTCTTATTACCTGCAAGGATCCCAAAGCAAATGGTTGGTCAACTAAAGCTCTTGATCAAGATCTTGAGCAAATCTGCTGGAAAGAGAAATCGGAGAGGAAATTTGAGGAACCTCCATGCCTTTACAAGAGAAAACCTCTTATAGCTTC GGGTGTGGAGATGATCTACAAGAAACAATACGAGGGAAAACTTCATTTATTAGAAAGTGATGGTATGGAATTATGCTTGGATGCTTCTCCAAGAAGGAGGCTTACATCAAAAGAATTTGGGGGAGGTTCTTTCTCACCTTGCAAGTGGGATGCTAATCAG ATGTGGGAGTTGAATGGTACTGGTTCCCTGGTAAACAGTTATTCTGGTCTATGTGCAACAGTGGACTTACTGAAAG TTGATGCTGGTTCGAACGAAATTCGTTCATGGATTGCAACCGGGAGAAGAG GAGAAATATATCTTGCGATTTTCAATTTGAACCCGAAGAAGACAGTGATATCTACTAACATAGCAGACATAGGTAAGGTATTTCCCTGGAAAAACATGAAAGGAGCATCATGCAAGTACCATGAAATTTGGAGTGGAAAGTCTGGAGTGACAAAGCAGATGATATCAATAGCAGTGGAGAAGCATGGTTGTTCTTTGTTTGTTCTAACCTGTGATTAG
- the LOC108486739 gene encoding protein-tyrosine-phosphatase MKP1-like — MFGQEEKNRLAGTAADADRQPYLRSISWTDRSASKPNPKPPPNTKGRSCLPPLCIKRRPVEEWPNAGSDDLGVWPHPQTPRGSVKPLPSPGSNREFQLRRDKLAFYDKECSRIADHIYLGSDAVAKNREILAKNGITHVLNCVGFVCPEYFKNDLVYKTLWLQDNPSEDITSILYDVFDYFEDVREQGGRVLVHCCQGVSRSTSLVIAYLMWREVQSFDDAFQYVKTARGVTNPNTGFAFQLLQCQKRVHAAPASPNSLLRMYKMAPHSSYDALHLVPKLLNHPGIQGLDSRGAFIVHVPSAIYVWVGKKCSNIMSNRASLAANQVIRYERAQGPIITVREGEEPVKFWDALAMGQVSAAAEATNICVGERKVGDYDLDFELFHKALAGGVVPPFSVSAAESETCLPARESGWGRLRQKFANGIMKEFVNSSKLGCNLTPGTDRSDMIVDDTRRDSEAEDNVSLSSPSSPSIIPCGSPESFDCFPDTSPIRSKDPCEDVDQSVTPCDSPLAPRSPCGSPSSFSSFAASSPKFSSKSPTLSPSTSDYGSSFAFSPSSSNWSDFSYMSSRQPSPSGLEAIDIYSCLQSKEISLSPKKTFSSDHTLSVAITGSPCKGTSPSLAERRGSHPPPRMVLPSVDEQVPRNLVRSWSFSMPELDDDDVMNGVDCNQYEPEDDSEELMLDAEVVAVSIKSHGRTENQSEYSECHAQSGAVFEKPRGVTTMALYQWPTLSKVEMRGSHHILESGAAYMLLAPDASDCSGVLYIWLGREVMCGKGQSRSENSGGTNKDSHPHWESIGREFLNKMDLPLNASVQVVIEGEEPEQFCKLFNCYTDAKG; from the exons ATGTTTGGGCAAGAAGAAAAAAACCGGCTTGCCGGCACTGCTGCTGACGCCGACCGGCAACCATATCTACGGTCAATTTCTTGGACCGACCGTTCAGCAAGTAAGCCGAACCCAAAACCGCCTCCGAACACAAAAGGGAGATCATGTTTGCCTCCTCTTTGTATAAAAAGAAGGCCGGTGGAAGAGTGGCCAAACGCTGGCTCTGATGACCTTGGTGTTTGGCCTCATCCCCAGACGCCTAGAGGCTCTGTTAAGCCCCTTCCGAGTCCCGGTTCCAATAGGGAGTTTCAGTTGAGGAGAGATAAGCTAGCTTTCTATGACAAAGAGTGCTCCAGGATTGCGGATCATATATATTTAGGGAGTGATGCCGTCGCTAAGAACAGGGAAATTTTGGCCAAGAATGGGATTACTCATGTGTTGAACTGTGTTGGTTTTGTTTGTCCCGAGTATTTCAAGAACGATCTTGTTTACAAGACGCTATGGTTACAAGACAACCCGTCCGAGGATATCACTAGCATTTTGTATGATGTGTTTGATTACTTCGAGGATGTTCGGGAACAAGGCGGGAGGGTTTTGGTGCACTGCTGTCAGGGAGTATCCAGATCGACTTCTTTGGTGATTGCGTATCTCATGTGGAGGGAAGTGCAGAGCTTCGATGATGCATTTCAGTATGTGAAGACAGCTCGTGGCGTGACTAATCCCAATACAGGGTTCGCTTTCCAACTTTTGCAGTGCCAAAAGAGGGTGCATGCGGCGCCTGCAAGCCCGAATTCTTTGCTTAGAATGTATAAAATGGCTCCACACTCCTCGTATGATGCTCTTCATCTTGTGCCAAAACTGTTGAATCATCCAGGTATACAAGGGCTTGACTCCCGTGGGGCCTTCATTGTGCATGTTCCTTCAGCTATTTATGTTTGGGTTGGAAAGAAATGCAGCAATATTATGTCCAACAGGGCTAGTTTGGCTGCCAATCAGGTTATTCGATATGAACGGGCGCAGGGTCCTATTATAACTGTTAGAGAAGGGGAAGAGCCTGTGAAATTCTGGGATGCTCTTGCTATGGGACAGGTCTCAGCAGCTGCTGAAGCAACCAATATTTGCGTTGGTGAACGGAAGGTAGGCGATTATGATTTGGATTTTGAGCTTTTCCATAAGGCACTTGCTGGTGGTGTTGTTCCACCATTTTCAGTGTCTGCTGCTGAATCAGAAACTTGCCTTCCTGCCAGAGAGAGTGGATGGGGTAGGCTAAGGCAGAAGTTTGCTAATGGCATCATGAAAGAATTTGTCAATTCATCCAAATTGGGTTGTAACTTGACTCCTGGCACTGATAGGTCAGATATGATTGTCGACGACACTCGTAGAGATTCAGAAGCAGAAGATAATGTTTCACTCTCTTCACCATCCTCGCCATCAATCATTCCATGTGGTTCACCCGAGTCCTTTGATTGTTTCCCAGATACTAGCCCGATTCGAAGTAAAGATCCGTGTGAAGATGTAGACCAATCAGTTACTCCTTGTGATTCTCCATTGGCACCAAGGTCCCCTTGTGGTTCACCAAGTTCTTTTTCTAGTTTTGCGGCTAGCAGCCCAAAATTCAGTTCCAAGTCTCCTACACTTTCACCTTCAACGTCTGACTATGGCAGTTCATTCGCTTTTTCGCCTTCATCCTCTAATTGGTCTGACTTTTCGTATATGTCTTCTCGGCAACCTTCACCTTCAGGCCTGGAAGCTATTGATATTTATTCTTGTTTACAATCTAAAGAAATTTCCCTTTCACCCAAAAAAACATTTTCTTCTGATCATACTTTGAGTGTGGCAATTACTGGTTCGCCTTGTAAAGGTACTTCACCGTCACTTGCTGAGCGCCGAGGGAGTCATCCTCCACCACGCATGGTGTTACCATCAGTTGATGAACAAGTCCCCAGGAATCTTGTGAGGTCTTGGTCTTTTTCTATGCCCGAGTTGGATGATGATGATGTAATGAATGGTGTAGATTGTAATCAATATGAGCCCGAAGATGATTCAGAGGAGTTAATGTTAGATGCTGAAGTTGTTGCCGTTAGCATTAAGTCACATGGGAGGACTGAAAATCAAAGTGAATACAGTGAATGTCATGCTCAATCCGGTGCAGTCTTTGAGAAGCCTAGAGGAGTAACCACCATGGCTCTATATCAGTGGCCTACACTGAGTAAAGTGGAGATGCGTGGATCTCATCACATCCTTGAGTCTGGAGCAGCATATATGTTGTTAGCTCCAGATGCAAGTGATTGTTCCGGTGTTTTATATATCTGGCTAGGCCGTGAAGTTATGTGCGGAAAAGGTCAAAGCCGATCTGAAAACTCAGGTGGCACAAACAAGGATAGTCATCCTCATTGGGAATCTATTGGCCGTGAATTTCTTAACAAAATGGATTTGCCATTAAATGCCTCAGTGCAG GTAGTCATAGAAGGCGAGGAGCCGGAGCAATTTTGTAAGCTTTTCAACTGTTATACCGATGCCAAAGGCTGA